In Mastacembelus armatus chromosome 4, fMasArm1.2, whole genome shotgun sequence, the following are encoded in one genomic region:
- the LOC113139610 gene encoding uncharacterized protein LOC113139610, producing MRKEVMPNIRQLRKRETKTSKWTKEAMQKAMQEVQAGRLTSRQAARQFSIPRSTLTSRLSGRVADDSLYGKKQLLTVGDENSLAEEGVLHEDKADCRLLVAPYFHPGRERVEGETLPDLHLCQTKFKLYFDKKKVPQKIKHSDIQTKRTKNVTTILACFNAAGEDIPPLIIYKGKYPRGHYKKEGLPNALYGTSAAGDLDGEMFKKWFIEHFLEFAVRDRPLLLIMDGQVNPELVQDAQREEVTLLCLPPHTSHILQPLDVSFFGPLKSDFSEVTGDPSAETHSFSVSKKEFSRVLRDCYQRLKDQQLVVDGFKRCGLYPLDPTAIDPSQVMSSALQPENLAPAPSTQLSSCLHPTHPLVASGQIPADLIQVLTKTYQTCNTSKVRRNARVLISQKKSDVIMKGEDCVSEIETQTQLRKNGVHQNRIETSGATSSTLPDSSCPSSNRGQPLWDPTATASASHSPSAEEASSLYQNSFIPTAPLSSGSSSTTAGPTTSTDHIAAKRTKMMRILRCGRCRQSYPPCDPEGLVLWVQCNNCHKLFHTICVSSEMDLDEEEFWCFWCLDV from the exons ATGCGAAAAGAAGTG ATGCCCAACATCCGGCAGCTCAGGAAGAGGGAAACTAAGACAAGTAAATGGACCAAAGAGGCCATGCAGAAGGCCATGCAGGAGGTGCAGGCAGGCAGGCTAACCTCAAGACAGGCAGCCAGGCAGTTTAGTATCCCACGATCAACCCTGACTAGTCGACTGAGTGGACGAGTGGCTGATGATTCTCTCTATGGCAAGAAGCAGCTTCTCACAGTTGGTGATGAGAATTCCCTGGCAGA GGAAGGAGTCCTGCATGAGGACAAAGCTGACTGCAGACTTCTTGTGGCTCCTTACTTCCACCCTGGAAGAGAAAGGGTTGAAGGAGAAACCCTGCCAGATTTACACCTGTGCCAAACAAAGTTTAAATTGTACTTTGATAAAAAGAAGGTTCCGCAAAAGATCAAACATTCAGATATACAAACTAAGAGAACCAAAAATGTCACCACCATCTTGGCCTGCTTCAATGCTGCTGGCGAAGACATCCCACCATTAATCATCTACAAGGGGAAATATCCAAGAGGCCACTATAAGAAGGAAGGACTTCCCAATGCCCTCTATGGGACATCAGCAGCAGGGGACCTAGATGGAGAGATGTTTAAGAAGTGGTTTATTGAGCACTTCCTGGAGTTTGCTGTACGGGATCGTCCACTGCTACTTATTATGGACGGACAGGTGAATCCAGAACTGGTACAGGATGCACAGAGGGAAGAGGTCACCCTTCTGTGCCTGCCACCACATACCTCTCACATCCTGCAGCCCCTGGATGTGAGTTTCTTTGGACCCTTGAAGTCAGATTTCTCTGAGGTTACAGGAGATCCGTCGGCAGAAACCCATTCCTTCTCGGTTTCCAAAAAGGAATTTTCAAGGGTCCTAAGAGACTGCTATCAAAGACTTAAGGATCAACAATTAGTTGTGGATGGGTTCAAGAGGTGTGGCCTCTACCCTCTGGACCCAACAGCCATTGACCCATCACAGGTCATGTCATCTGCACTGCAGCCTGAGAATCTTGCACCTGCTCCATCAACACAGTTGTCATCTTGTCTTCATCCCACGCATCCTCTGGTGGCATCGGGTCAGATACCTGCAGACCTCATACAAGTTCTGACCAAAACCTACCAAACGTGTAACACCAGTAAAGTCAGGAGGAATGCCAGGGTGCTGATATCCCAGAAAAAGTCAGATGTTATCATGAAGGGAGAAGACTGTGTATCAGAAATAGAGACTCAAACTCAACTGAGAAAAAATGGAGTGCACCAGAACAGGATAGAAACCTCAGGAGCGACTTCTTCTACCTTACCTGATAGCTCTTGCCCCAGCAGCAATAGAGGACAGCCCTTATGGGACCCTACAGCCACCGCTTCTGCCTCCCACAGTCCCTCAGCAGAAGAag CTAGCAGCCTTTATCAGAATTCCTTCATCCCCACGGCCCCGCTGTCATCTggctcctcctccaccactgcTGGACCAACAACATCCACCG ATCACATAGCTGCAAAGCGGACAAAAATGATGAGGATTTTGCGGTGTGGGCGGTGCAGACAGTCATATCCTCCTTGTGATCCAGAAGGATTGGTTTTGTGGGTCCAGTGTAATAATTGCCATAAACTGTTTCACACCATTTGTGTAAGCTCAGAGATGGACCTTGATGAAGAGgagttttggtgtttctggTGCCTTGATGTTTGA
- the LOC113139607 gene encoding mucin-5AC-like has translation MEESSVTREETTSTTTETTTPTTATETTTTTPATETTTTTPPATETTTPATETTTTTPATETTTTTPATETTTTPPTETTTPPTETTTPTTETTAPTTAPTTVTTAPTTVITAPPTETTAPTTVTTAPTMETTASPTETTAPTTETTSSPTETTASPTETTAPTTVTTTTTIASPMETTASPTETTAPTTVTTAPTMETTAPPTETTAPTAVTTAPTMETTASPTETTAPTTETTSSPTETTASPTETTAPTTVTTTTTITSPMETTASPTETTAPTTETNRIPNGNNRTHNCNNRTHNRNGNHRNSNRNHHIRN, from the exons ATGGAGGAGTCCTCTGTGACCAGAGAAG AAACAACCTCaaccacaacagaaacaaccacacCCACAACCGCAACggaaacaaccacaaccacaccCGCAACggaaacaaccacaaccacaccACCCGCAACTGAAACAACCACACCAGCAACggaaacaaccacaaccacaccAGCAACggaaacaaccacaaccacaccagccactgaaacaacaaccacaccCCCAACTGAAACAACCACACCCCCAACTGAAACAACCACACCCACAACGGAAACAACCGCACCCACAACCGCACCCACAACTGTAACAACCGCACCCACAACTGTAATAACCGCACCCCCAACTGAAACAACCGCACCCACAACTGTAACAACCGCACCCACAATGGAAACAACCGCATCCCCAACGGAAACAACCGCAcccacaacagaaacaacctCATCCCCAACGGAAACAACCGCATCCCCAACGGAAACAACCGCACCCACAACGGtaacaaccacaaccacaatcGCATCCCCAATGGAAACAACCGCATCCCCAACGGAAACAACCGCACCCACAACTGTAACAACCGCACCTACAATGGAAACAACCGCACCCCCAACTGAAACAACCGCACCCACAGCTGTAACAACCGCACCTACAATGGAAACAACCGCATCCCCAACGGAAACAACCGCACCCACAACGGAAACAACCTCATCCCCAACGGAAACAACCGCATCCCCAACGGAAACAACCGCACCCACAACGGtaacaaccacaaccacaatcACATCCCCAATGGAAACAACCGCATCCCCAACGGAAACAACCGCACCCACAACGGAAACAAACCGCATCCCCAACGGAAACAACCGCACCCACAACTGTAACAACCGCACCCACAATCGCAATGGAAACCACcgcaacagcaacagaaaccaCCACATCCGCAACTGA
- the LOC117152648 gene encoding mucin-5AC-like produces MGSSSNPSSVPYLDTQEPTITPPVSTSTSQETITTTSDTSTTASTFSATTYEKSTSTSTFPTTTNSWSTPDINMAEPTTTPTMGRTITSTLPTTAYEAPANTSSLPTTTMRSSTNPSSVPDTDTEAPTTTPNASTSTSQATTTTTSDTSTTTRTTTSTLSTTTDEASATTSSLPTTTMGSSTNPSSVPHIDTEAPTTTPNVSTSTSQLTTTSDTSTTTRTTTSTLPTTIGSSSVPDIHTEEPTTSTVSTSTSQATITTTSDTFTTTRTTTSTLPTTTYEASTTTSTLPTTTMGSSSNPSSVPDIDTEAPTIIPTVSTSKGQATTTTTSATSAPTRTSTSTLSTTTDEASATTSSLPTTTIGSSTNPSSVPHIDTETPTTTPNVSTSTSQLTTTSDTSTTTRTTTSTLPTTMGSSSVPDIHTEEPTTSTVSTSKSQATITTTSDTFTTTKTTTSTSPTTTYEASTTTSTLPTTTMGPSSNPPSVPDIDTEAPTIIPTVSTSKGQATTTTTSATSAPTRTTTSTLPTTTYEASATTSSLPTTTMGSSTNPSSVPHIDTEAPTTTPNVSTSTSQLTTTSDTSTTTTTTSTTSTLPTTMGSSSVPDIHTEEPTTSTVSTSKSQATITTTSDTSTTTRTTTSTLPTTTYGASTTTSTLPTITMGSSTNPSSVPDIDTEEPTTPTVSTSTGQPTTTSDTSTTTRPTTSTLPTTIGSSSVPDIHTEEPTTSTVSTSKSQATITTTSDTFTTTRTTTSTPPTTTYEASTTTPSNNNHNLCHICTYKNNYINSLNHNI; encoded by the exons atgggATCATCATCAAACCCATCATCTGTTCCATACCTAGATACACAAGAACCAACAATCACACCACCTGTTTCAACCTCAACAAGTCAAGAAACAATAACCACAACTTCTGACACATCCACAACTGCATCAACTTTCTCAGCTACAACATATGAGAAATCAACATCCACCTCAACCTTTCCAACCACAACAAATTCATGGTCTACACCAGACATAAATATGGCAGAACCCACAACCACCCCCACAATGGGTAGAACAATTACATCAACTCTCCCAACCACAGCATATGAGGCACCAGCAAACACATCAAGTCTCCCAACCACAACAATGAGATCATCAACAAACCCATCATCTGTCCCAGACACAGATACAGAAGCACCAACAACCACACCCAATGCCTCAACCTCAACAAGCCaagcaacaacaaccacaacatcGGACACATCCACAACTACAAGAACAACTACATCAACTCTCTCAACCACAACAGATGAGGCATCAGCAACCACATCAAGTCTCCCAACCACAACAATGGGATCATCAACAAACCCATCATCTGTACCACACATAGATACAGAAGCACCAACAACCACACCCAATGTCTCAACCTCAACAAGCCAACTAACAACCACTTCTGACACATCCACAACTACAAGAACAACCACATCAACTCTCCCAACCACAATAGGATCATCATCTGTCCCAGACATACATACAGAAGAACCAACCACATCAACTGTCTCAACCTCAACAAGCCAAGCAACAATAACCACAACTTCTGACACATTCACAACTACAAGAACAACTACATCAACTCTCCCAACCACAACATATGAGGCATCAACAACCACATCAACTcttccaacaacaacaatgggATCATCATCAAACCCATCATCTGTCCCTGACATAGATACAGAAGCACCAACAATCATACCCACTGTCTCAACCTCTAAAGGCCaagcaacaacaaccacaacctCTGCCACATCTGCACCTACAAGAACAAGTACATCAACTCTCTCAACCACAACAGATGAGGCATCAGCAACCACATCAAGTCTCCCAACCACAACAATAGGATCATCAACAAACCCATCATCTGTACCACACATAGATACAGAAACACCAACAACCACACCCAATGTCTCAACCTCAACAAGCCAACTAACAACCACTTCTGACACATCCACAACTACAAGAACAACCACATCAACTCTCCCAACCACAATGGGATCATCATCTGTCCCAGACATACATACAGAAGAACCAACCACATCCACTGTCTCAACCTCAAAAAGCCAAGCAACAATAACCACAACTTCTGATACATTCACAACTACAAAAACAACTACATCAACTTCTCCAACCACAACATATGAGGCATCAACAACCACATCAACTcttccaacaacaacaatgggACCATCATCAAACCCACCATCTGTCCCTGACATAGATACAGAAGCACCAACAATCATACCCACTGTCTCAACCTCAAAAGGCCaagcaacaacaaccacaacctCTGCCACATCTGCACCTACAAGAACAACTACATCAACTCTCCCAACCACAACATATGAGGCATCAGCAACCACATCAAGTCTCCCAACCACAACAATGGGATCATCAACAAACCCATCATCTGTACCACACATAGATACAGAAGCACCAACAACCACACCCAATGTCTCAACCTCAACAAGCCAACTAACAACCACTTCTGACACATCCACAACTACAACAACCACATCAACCACATCAACTCTCCCAACCACAATGGGATCATCATCTGTCCCAGACATACATACAGAAGAACCAACCACATCCACTGTCTCAACCTCAAAAAGCCAAGCAACAATAACCACAACTTCTGACACTTCCACAACTACAAGAACAACTACATCAACTCTCCCAACCACAACATATGGGGCATCAACAACCACATCAACTCTCCCAACCATAACAATGGGATCATCAACAAACCCATCATCTGTCCCTGACATAGATACAGAAGAGCCAACCACACCTACTGTCTCAACATCAACAGGCCAACCAACAACCACTTCTGACACATCCACAACTACAAGACCAACCACATCAACTCTCCCAACCACAATTGGATCATCATCTGTCCCTGACATACATACAGAAGAACCAACCACATCCACTGTCTCAACCTCAAAAAGCCAAGCAACAATAACCACAACTTCTGATACATTCACAACTACAAGAACAACTACATCAACTCCTCCAACCACAACATATGAGGCATCAACAACCAC GCCaagcaacaacaaccacaacctCTGCCACATCTGCACCTACAAGAACAACTACATCAACTCTCTCAACCACAACATATGA
- the LOC117152649 gene encoding salivary glue protein Sgs-3-like, producing the protein MGSSSNPSSVPYLDTEEPTAHTVSVSTSQATATTISDTSTTTTTTSTLPTTTYEASTTTSTLPTTKLGSSTNPSSVPDIATEQPTITPPVSTSTSQETITTISDTSTTTRTTTSTLPTTTYETSTTTSTLPTTKLGSSINPSSVPDIDTEEPTITPPVSASTSQETITRSSDTSTTTSTLPTATYEVSTTTSTLPTTTMGSSSNPSSVPYLDTQDPTITPPVSTSTSQETITTTSDTSTTASTFSATTYEKSTSTSTFPTTTNSWSTPDINTAEPTTTPTMGRTITSTLPTTAYEAPATTSSLPTTTMGSSTNPSSVPDTDTEAPTTTPNASTSTSQATTTTTSDTSTTTRTTTSTLSTTTDEASATTSSINNHINPSNHNNGIIIKPIICSIPIYRSTNHTQCLNLNKPSNNNHNF; encoded by the exons ATGGGATCATCATCAAACCCATCATCTGTTCCATACCTAGATACAGAAGAACCAACCGCACACACTGTTTCAGTGTCAACAAGCCAAGCAACAGCAACCACAATTTCTGACACATCCACAACTACAACAACTACATCAACTCTCCCAACCACAACATATGAAGCATCAACAACCACATCAACTCTTCCAACAACAAAATTGGGATCATCAACAAACCCATCATCTGTCCCAGACATAGCTACAGAACAACCAACAATCACGCCACCTGTCTCAACCTCAACAAGCCAAGAAACAATAACCACAATTTCGGACACATCCACAACTACAAGAACAACTACATCAACTCTCCCAACCACAACATATGAAACATCAACAACCACATCAACACTTCCAACAACAAAATTGGGATCATCAATAAACCCATCATCTGTTCCAGACATAGATACAGAAGAACCAACAATCACACCACCTGTCTCAGCCTCAACAAGTCAAGAAACAATAACCAGATCTTCTGACACATCCACAACTACATCAACTCTCCCAACCGCAACATATGAGGTATCAACAACCACATCAACCcttccaacaacaacaatgggATCATCATCAAACCCATCATCTGTTCCATACCTAGATACACAAGATCCAACAATCACACCACCTGTTTCAACCTCAACAAGTCAAGAAACAATAACCACAACTTCTGACACATCCACAACTGCATCAACTTTCTCAGCTACAACATATGAGAAATCAACATCCACCTCAACCTTTCCAACCACAACAAATTCATGGTCTACACCAGACATAAATACGGCAGAACCCACAACCACCCCCACAATGGGTAGAACAATTACATCAACTCTCCCAACCACAGCATATGAGGCACCAGCAACCACATCAAGTCTCCCAACCACAACAATGGGATCATCAACAAACCCATCATCTGTCCCAGACACAGATACAGAAGCACCAACAACCACACCCAATGCCTCAACCTCAACAAGCCaagcaacaacaaccacaacatcGGACACATCCACAACTACAAGAACAACTACATCAACTCTCTCAACCACAACAGATGAGGCATCAGCAACCACATCAA GCATCAACAACCACATCAACCCTTCCAACCACAACAATGGGATCATCATCAAACCCATCATCTGTTCCATACCTATATACAGAAGCACCAACCACACCCAATGCCTCAACCTCAACAAGCCaagcaacaacaaccacaatTTCTGA